Below is a window of Cytobacillus firmus DNA.
TGAAGAGCTCATCAGGCAGGATAAGCTGCTTGAATATGCAGAGTTTGTCGGGAACTACTACGGAACACCGGTTGATTATGTAAGAGAAACACTCGACCGCGGCAAAGATGTTTTCCTTGAAATTGAAGTTCAGGGTGCCCGCCAGGTACGCGAGAAATTTCCGGACGGCCTGTTCATCTTCCTGGTTCCCCCCAGTCTGTCAGAGCTTAAGAACCGTATCGTGACGAGAGGGACAGAGACAGAAGATATCATCAACAATCGCATGAATGCAGCGAGAGAAGAGATTGAAATGATGAATCTATATGATTATGTTGTAGAGAATGATCAAATCGATCTGGCCTGTGAAAGAATAAAATCCATAGTGGTAGCTGAACACTGCCGCAGGGAACGTGTCGAACCTAAATATAAAAAAATGCTGGAGGTAGAATAAATATGCTTTATCCTTCTATTGATTCTCTAATGACAAAGATTGACTCCAAATATTCACTTGTTTCTGTTGCTGCCAAGCGTGCCCGCAAGCTTCAGCTAAATGCCAGACCGCAGCTTGAAAAATACAAATCACATAAAAATGTGGGCAAAGCACTTGAGGAAATACATGCAGACCAGCTTCATTACCGCCTGGGTGAAAAAACAGCCAATGAATCATACGAGTGAAATCGCTGAATAACAACCTTTCAAAAGGTTGTTATTTTTGTTTTAGGTTTTATTAGATGAAAATTCACTGCTCTTCTTGCATAATAAAACTATCATAAAAGCTATTTGCCATTAATGGCCAGCTTTATATAAAAATAAATAGCCAGGCCGTTTTTCATAGAGAAGAATTATTTTGAGATTGGTGGGGTCATATTATGCTGACTGGAAAGAAGATATTATTATGTGTAACCGGTGGAATTGCTGTTTATAAAGCTGCAGCCTTAACAAGCAAACTGACACAGGCCGGAGCGCAGGTGAAAGTAATCATAAGTGAATCGGCTGTTAACTTTGTTGCACCATTAACTTTTCAGGCCCTTTCAAGACATGATGTTTACACAGACACTTTTGATGAAAAAGACTCGAAGGTTATTGCGCACATCGACCTGGCTGATTGGGCCGATTTAATTCTTGTTGCCCCGGCTACAGCAAATGTGATCGGGAAGCTTGCCAATGGAATTGCAGATAATATGATCACAACAACCCTTTTGGCTGCATCATCACCGATTTGGATTGCCCCTGCAATGAATGTGCATATGTACAGCCATCCCGCTGTCCAAAAAAACATTGAAACCTTATATGGTTTTGGCTGCAGATTCATAGAGCCTTCAGAAGGGTATCTTGCATGCGGCTATGTTGGAAAAGGCAGGCTTGAAGAGCCTGAGAAAATTACAGAAATAATCAGTGAATTTTTCAAGCCTTCCAGATTGGAGCTTTCTGGCCGAAAAGTGGTCATAACTGCGGGCCCAACGAGAGAAAAAATTGATCCTGTCCGTTATATTACGAACCATTCTACGGGGAAAATGGGCTATGCAATAGCGGAAGCTGCCGTCTCTTCAGGTGCTGAAGTTGTATTAATATCCGGCCCGGTTTCAATTAACGCGCCTGCCGGATTAAAACTGATAAAGGTGGAATCTGCTGAAGAAATGTATCAAGCGGCATTAAATGAATTTGATTATGCCGATGTTGTCATAAAGACAGCTGCAGTCTCCGATTATCGTCCAAAGGTGGCTTCTGCGCAAAAAATGAAGAAACAGCCCGGGGATGAAGTATTGGAGCTTGAAAGAACAAAGGACATATTGTTCGAGCTGGGACAAAAAAAGGAGAAGCAAATCCTGATAGGGTTTGCGGCTGAAACCGAACAGGTCGAAGAGTATGCAAAGGGCAAGCTAATGAAGAAAAACGCCGATATGATCGTTGCCAATAATGTAACTGCTGAAGGTGCGGGTTTTGGAACTGACACTAATATTGTTACATTATTTAAAAAGGATGGGTCGTCGGAAAAACTTCCGCTAATGTCTAAAAGAGATGTTGCCGTGAAAATTCTTGAAGAAGCCTCGAAGCTGCTAAAGGATGAGCATGAATGAATATAGCCAGTGTAATTGTCGATGTTCCTGCCAAACAGACTGACCGGGCATTTGACTATAAAATACCCTCTCATCTGAAAGGTGTCATTTTCCCCGGTATGAGGGTGGTTGTTCCATTTGGGCCGAGGAAAATACAGGGGTTTGTTACAGGATTAAAAGCAGTGTCAGATTTTCAGCAGTTAAAATCCATTTTAGAGCCGATGGATTTAAATCCAGTTCTTAATCAGGAGCTTTTGAATCTTGGTGAATGGCTGACAGAAAAGACTTTATGCTACAAAATTTCAGCCTTTCAGGCAATGCTGCCTGCAGCATTGAAGGCGAAATATGAAAAGAAGCTTGTTATGGCGGAAAATGCAGATCGTAAGCTGCTCCCAGAAAAAGTATGCACACTTTTTCAGAATGCTGAAGAAATTACCTGGGACGATGCAGTAAAGGGCGGTGCTTTACCGCTTCTTCAGAAGGAAGCATCCAATGGAAATATCGAAATTATTTACCAGGTAAAAGAACGGGTGAAAAAGAAAAAAGTCAAGCAGGTGTTTGCGGCCGCTCCTTCTAAAGAGCTTGCTGATTACCTTCAAAACCTTCCAGGCAATGCAACTAAGCAAAAGGAAGTGCTGGAGTATTTTCTTCAGGAAGAAGGATCGGTCGATCAGAAAGAGTTATTTTCCTTGCTTGGAATCACCTCCTCCACGTTAAAAGGGCTTTTGCAAAAAGGACTGCTTGGCCAGAAAGATGTGGAAATTTACCGCAATCCTTTTGGAGACCGTGAATTCGAAAGAACCGAACCGCTCTCTTTGACCGAAGAACAAAGAAAAGCCATCATCCCCATCCTTAATTCCATTGAAGATAACAGGCATGAAACCTTTTTGCTTTATGGGGTAACAGGGAGCGGGAAAACGGAGGTTTATCTTCAATCCATCCAGAGGGTGCTTGAGGATGGCAAAGAAGCCATTGTCCTTGTTCCTGAGATTTCTTTAACTCCTCAGATGGTCAAACGCTTTAAAGGAAGGTTTGGCGATCAGGTTGCGGTCATGCACAGCGGCCTGTCAGCGGGAGAAAAGTATGATGAATGGAGAAAGATTCAGCGGAAGGAAGTCAAGGTTGTAGTCGGTGCCCGGTCGGCGATCTTTGCCCCATTTGAAAACCTCGGAATTATTATAATTGATGAAGAGCACGAAACCAGCTATAAGCAGGAAGAAAACCCAAGATACCATGCAAGGGACGTTGCCATCAAAAGAGCTGAAAATCATAATTGTCCTGTGGTGCTCGGCAGTGCAACTCCTTCATTGGAATCTTTCGCGCGGGCACAAAAAGGAGTTTACCATCTCCTCACTCTCGAAAACAGAATGAACAATCAGGCTCTCCCTGCCGTTGATATCATTGATATGCGGGAAGAGCTGCGTGAAGGGAACCGGTCTATGTTCTCAAGGAAGCTCCTTGAAAAAATAAAAGACCGTCTTGGAAAAAAAGAGCAGATCGTATTATTTTTAAATAAAAGAGGACACTCCTCATTTGTTATGTGCAGGGACTGCGGATATGTAATTAATTGTCCGCATTGTGATATTTCTTTGACCTATCATCGTTATAACCAGCAGATGAAATGTCATTACTGCGGATATGAGGCATCGGTTCCAAATGCATGCCCGGAATGTGAAAGTGAGCATATCCGCTATTTTGGGACCGGTACGCAGAAAGTGGAAGAGGAATTGGCAAAGATTCTGCCGGAAGCGAAGGTAATACGGATGGATGTCGACACCACCAGCAGGAAGGGTGCACATGAAAAGCTCCTCGATCAATTCCAGGAAGGACATGCAGATATTCTTCTTGGGACCCAAATGATTGCTAAAGGCCTTGATTTCCCTAATATTACTTTAGTGGGCGTACTCTCGGCAGACACCATACTGCACTTGCCTGATTTCCGCTCTTCTGAAAAAACCTTCCAGCTGCTGACACAGGTAAGCGGGCGAGCTGGGAGGCATGAATTAGAGGGTGAGGTAATCATTCAGACCTACACTCCTGAACATTATAGTATTGAGCTGGCGGGGGAGCAGGATTACGATAAATTTTACGATAGAGAAATGATGGTCCGCAAAATCCATAGATATCCTCCTTTCTTCTATATCTCCCTTGTCACAGTCAGTCACGAGGAATTAATGAAGGCTGTTTCTGTAACCGAGAAGATCACGCAGTACATTCAGTCAAAATTATCTGCAGAGAGCATTGTTCTTGGTCCGGTTGCCTCTCCAATACCGCGGATCAATAATAGATATCGGTATCAATGTCTGATAAAATACAAACGGGAGCCGGAACTTGGCCAGACGCTGAAAAAGATCCTGGATAATTACCAGCAGGAAATTTCTGCCGGGGGCCTAACCGTCTCAATTGACCTGAATCCATATATTTTAATGTAGTTTCTAAAAAAGCCAGCTTTTAGAAGGAGTGCATTAATTCGCATCTGCTTTTCTGGTTATGAATAAACCCAAATTGGTTGAAAATAGATAAAAATGGAGGAAACGTTTTGGCGGTAAAAAAAATTGTTACTTATCCGGCTGAAATTCTGGAGGCAGAATGCGAACCAGTTAAAGTCTTTGATAAGAAGCTTGGTAAATTGTTAAATGATATGTATGATACGATGCTTGAATTCGATGGTGTCGGGCTTGCTGCTCCGCAAATTGGGCAAAAACTGCAAATTGCCATTGTTGATATAGATGATGAGTTTGGAACAATTGAAATGATCAATCCGGAAATTCTTGAAACGGATGGGGAGCAGACAGGCCCTGAGGGATGCTTGAGTTTTCCGGGCTTATATGGTGAAGTTACAAGGCCTGAATATGTCAAAATAAAGGCGCAGGACCGCAAAGGGAAATTTTTTACCCTGGAGGCTGAGGATTTCCTGGCAAGAGCGATCCTCCATGAATTTGATCATTTGCATGGGGTGCTATTTACCTCAAAAGTAACAAGATACTTGAATGAAGAAGAGTTGGAAGGATTGGAAGCTGAATGACAAAAATCGTTTTTATGGGCACACCCGATTTTTCAGTGCCGGTACTAAAGCAAATAATAGACGACGGATATGAAGTGATCGGAGTGGTTACTCAGCCTGACAGGCCGGTTGGAAGGAAAAAAGTCCTTACTCCCCCTCCTGTAAAAGTCGAAGCTGAAAAACAGGGCATCCCTGTGTATCAGCCCGAAAAAATCCGCCAGCCGGATGAATTGGAGAAAGTACTTGCTCTTAAGCCCGACCTTGTTGTCACAGCAGCGTTTGGGCAAATTTTGCCCAAGGAGCTTCTGGATGCGCCTAAGTATGGCTGTATAAATGTACATGCATCATTGCTTCCGGAATTGCGTGGCGGTGCACCCATTCATTACTCCATTCTGCAGGGAAAAGAAAAAACAGGTATCACCATTATGTATATGGCTGAAAAGCTGGATGCCGGCGATATATTAACACAAGTTGAGGTGCCGATTACTGAAACAGATACAGTGGGCACTCTTCACGATAAACTTAGCGAGGCAGGATCCAAGCTTTTGTCTGAAACCCTGCCGAAACTGCTGAATGGCGAACTGAATCCCATTAAGCAAAATGAAGAAGAAGCCACTTTTGCCTATAACATTAAAAGAGAACAGGAAAAAATCGACTGGAGCAAAACCGGAAAAGAAATTTATAACCACATTAGAGGTTTAAACCCCTGGCCGGTTGCTTATACAACATTTGACGGCAAAGTGGTTAAAATCTGGAATTCAAAGAAAGTCAAACATGCTAAAAGTGAAGAACCGGGAACAATCATCAGGCTTGAGGAAGACGGGATCGTTGTGGCATCAGGGAATGATACAGCCGTTAAAATAACTGAACTGCAGCCTTCAGGAAAGAAAAAGATGCCGGCAGAACAATTTTTAAGAGGTGCAGGATCCAATCTGACTGCCGGTGGCCGTCTGGGAGACATAGAATGAAAAAACTACAGACGAAAAATGTTAGAGAAACGGCAATGGAGCTTCTTGAGGCCATAGAAAAAAATCAGTCCTACAGCAATCTTTTACTGAATAACGCCATAAAAAAGAATGAAATTGACCAGAAGGACATTGGGCTGCTTACCGAACTGACATATGGTACCCTTCAGCGCCGGATGACACTCGATTTTTACCTGAAGCCCTTTTTGGCAGGCAATAAAAAAATCGAAAGCTGGGTAAATCAGCTCTTGAGGCTGACACTGTATCAGATGGTTTATCTTGATAAAATTCCTGACCGGGCAGCAATTTACGAGGCAGTAGAAATAGCAAAACGAAGAGGGCATAAAGGGATTTCCGGCATGGTCAACGGTGTGCTGAGAAACATTCAGAGGAAGGGGCTTCCGGATCCCGAGCAAATTGAGGACAGGGTGAAGCGCCTCTCCATTGAGACCAGCCATCCCGAATGGCTTGTAAAAAGATGGTCCGATCAGCTGGGATTTGAAGAAACAAAGAAAATGTGCGAAATAAACTTAACTGCCCCGCTGCAGACGGCAAGGGTAAATGAGGTAAAGGTTTCAAGGGAGGAGTGCCTGTCACTTCTTCAGGAAGAGGGATTTGAAGTGGAGCCAAGTCCGTTTATTCCAGTTGCCATTAAATGTTTAAGAGGCAATCTGGCCAATTCCCGTGTATTTAAAGAAGGACTGATTACTATTCAGGATGAAAGCTCCATGCTTGCTGCTTATGCTCTTGGAGGAAATCCCGATGAGAAGATTCTGGATGCCTGTGCAGCTCCGGGAGGAAAAACGACACATATAGCAGAAAAACTGCAAAATACCGGTCAGGTCATTTCACTGGACCTTCACGAGCATAAAGTAAAGCTGATCAATGATAATGCCGATAGACTGGGACTAACAAATATTAAGACAAAT
It encodes the following:
- the rpoZ gene encoding DNA-directed RNA polymerase subunit omega yields the protein MLYPSIDSLMTKIDSKYSLVSVAAKRARKLQLNARPQLEKYKSHKNVGKALEEIHADQLHYRLGEKTANESYE
- the def gene encoding peptide deformylase, with the translated sequence MAVKKIVTYPAEILEAECEPVKVFDKKLGKLLNDMYDTMLEFDGVGLAAPQIGQKLQIAIVDIDDEFGTIEMINPEILETDGEQTGPEGCLSFPGLYGEVTRPEYVKIKAQDRKGKFFTLEAEDFLARAILHEFDHLHGVLFTSKVTRYLNEEELEGLEAE
- the fmt gene encoding methionyl-tRNA formyltransferase produces the protein MTKIVFMGTPDFSVPVLKQIIDDGYEVIGVVTQPDRPVGRKKVLTPPPVKVEAEKQGIPVYQPEKIRQPDELEKVLALKPDLVVTAAFGQILPKELLDAPKYGCINVHASLLPELRGGAPIHYSILQGKEKTGITIMYMAEKLDAGDILTQVEVPITETDTVGTLHDKLSEAGSKLLSETLPKLLNGELNPIKQNEEEATFAYNIKREQEKIDWSKTGKEIYNHIRGLNPWPVAYTTFDGKVVKIWNSKKVKHAKSEEPGTIIRLEEDGIVVASGNDTAVKITELQPSGKKKMPAEQFLRGAGSNLTAGGRLGDIE
- the coaBC gene encoding bifunctional phosphopantothenoylcysteine decarboxylase/phosphopantothenate--cysteine ligase CoaBC; its protein translation is MLTGKKILLCVTGGIAVYKAAALTSKLTQAGAQVKVIISESAVNFVAPLTFQALSRHDVYTDTFDEKDSKVIAHIDLADWADLILVAPATANVIGKLANGIADNMITTTLLAASSPIWIAPAMNVHMYSHPAVQKNIETLYGFGCRFIEPSEGYLACGYVGKGRLEEPEKITEIISEFFKPSRLELSGRKVVITAGPTREKIDPVRYITNHSTGKMGYAIAEAAVSSGAEVVLISGPVSINAPAGLKLIKVESAEEMYQAALNEFDYADVVIKTAAVSDYRPKVASAQKMKKQPGDEVLELERTKDILFELGQKKEKQILIGFAAETEQVEEYAKGKLMKKNADMIVANNVTAEGAGFGTDTNIVTLFKKDGSSEKLPLMSKRDVAVKILEEASKLLKDEHE
- the gmk gene encoding guanylate kinase, which produces MKEKGLLIVLSGPSGVGKGTVRKEIFAQSDTAFEYSISMTTRSPREGEVNGVDYFFKTREEFEELIRQDKLLEYAEFVGNYYGTPVDYVRETLDRGKDVFLEIEVQGARQVREKFPDGLFIFLVPPSLSELKNRIVTRGTETEDIINNRMNAAREEIEMMNLYDYVVENDQIDLACERIKSIVVAEHCRRERVEPKYKKMLEVE
- the rsmB gene encoding 16S rRNA (cytosine(967)-C(5))-methyltransferase RsmB is translated as MKKLQTKNVRETAMELLEAIEKNQSYSNLLLNNAIKKNEIDQKDIGLLTELTYGTLQRRMTLDFYLKPFLAGNKKIESWVNQLLRLTLYQMVYLDKIPDRAAIYEAVEIAKRRGHKGISGMVNGVLRNIQRKGLPDPEQIEDRVKRLSIETSHPEWLVKRWSDQLGFEETKKMCEINLTAPLQTARVNEVKVSREECLSLLQEEGFEVEPSPFIPVAIKCLRGNLANSRVFKEGLITIQDESSMLAAYALGGNPDEKILDACAAPGGKTTHIAEKLQNTGQVISLDLHEHKVKLINDNADRLGLTNIKTNALDSRKVQEHYEKESFDRILVDAPCSGLGVMRRKPDMKYTKKEEDLYHLHKIQRNLLDAVSPLLKKGGILVYSTCTVDKEENQHVVHAFLKDNAEFEGDLSVQERMPDAIASLIDGFELQVLPQDIGSDGFYISCLRKKVQ
- the priA gene encoding primosomal protein N' yields the protein MNIASVIVDVPAKQTDRAFDYKIPSHLKGVIFPGMRVVVPFGPRKIQGFVTGLKAVSDFQQLKSILEPMDLNPVLNQELLNLGEWLTEKTLCYKISAFQAMLPAALKAKYEKKLVMAENADRKLLPEKVCTLFQNAEEITWDDAVKGGALPLLQKEASNGNIEIIYQVKERVKKKKVKQVFAAAPSKELADYLQNLPGNATKQKEVLEYFLQEEGSVDQKELFSLLGITSSTLKGLLQKGLLGQKDVEIYRNPFGDREFERTEPLSLTEEQRKAIIPILNSIEDNRHETFLLYGVTGSGKTEVYLQSIQRVLEDGKEAIVLVPEISLTPQMVKRFKGRFGDQVAVMHSGLSAGEKYDEWRKIQRKEVKVVVGARSAIFAPFENLGIIIIDEEHETSYKQEENPRYHARDVAIKRAENHNCPVVLGSATPSLESFARAQKGVYHLLTLENRMNNQALPAVDIIDMREELREGNRSMFSRKLLEKIKDRLGKKEQIVLFLNKRGHSSFVMCRDCGYVINCPHCDISLTYHRYNQQMKCHYCGYEASVPNACPECESEHIRYFGTGTQKVEEELAKILPEAKVIRMDVDTTSRKGAHEKLLDQFQEGHADILLGTQMIAKGLDFPNITLVGVLSADTILHLPDFRSSEKTFQLLTQVSGRAGRHELEGEVIIQTYTPEHYSIELAGEQDYDKFYDREMMVRKIHRYPPFFYISLVTVSHEELMKAVSVTEKITQYIQSKLSAESIVLGPVASPIPRINNRYRYQCLIKYKREPELGQTLKKILDNYQQEISAGGLTVSIDLNPYILM